The stretch of DNA CGTTCAACGAATGGAAGCAGGATCAATTCTGGGGCATGAACGCCTTCTTCCGGCAGACCAAGGCCCTGCGCACGTTCGCTGGGCGTAACGAAATCGACTTCGTTCGATTGGAAAACGAAGATTTCCCCGGCGAAAGCAATAAAAACCCGAAAGAAGCCGAGATCTATTTCGAGCTGCGCGATGGCACAACGAAGGTGGCCTTTCCGACGTTCGTCGACGGCACCGAAATCGGCCACAGCGGTTTCGCCGACGAAGTAAATCGCCGCGTCGAGCTGGCCAAGCTGGTCGTCAAAAGCGAGTTTTTCGGCCGGGCCATCGTCAACCGCTTGTGGGCCCACTTCTTGGGCTACGGCTTCACCAAACCCATCGACGATCTGGGCCCGCACAACGCGGCCACCAATCCCGAATTGCTCGAGCGGTTGGGACAAGAATTCTCGGCACATGGGCACGACTTGAAGCAACTTATCCGCTGGATCACCCTCAGCGAACCCTATGCACTATCGAGCAAGATCGGGCCGAAGAACAAGCGCGACGACCCGACGCTCGGCGAGAAGCCGCTGTTCAGCCACTTCTATTTGCGCCAGATGCGCGCTGAGGAGCTGTACGAGTCGCTGCTGGCCGCCACCGAGGCCGACAAGGTCAAGGGGAGCTACGAGCAGCAGGAGAAGACCAAGGGGGCCTGGCTCGAACAGTTCACGATCGCCTTTGGCACCGACGAAGGGGACGACGAAACGACCTTCAACGGCACGATCCCGCAAACCTTGATGATGATGAACGGTGACCTGATCCAAAACGCCACGAAGGACGAGCCGGGCAGTTTCCTGCACAAAGTGTGGACCAGCAATATGAAGGCCGGGGGCAAGATCGACGTGCTGTATCTGGCGGCTCTGGCGCGCAAGCCCACGGCCAACGAATTTCGGCTAGCTAACGAGTTGCTGGCGGCACGCGGCGGCGACGGCATGGCGGCCCTCCAAGACGTGTGGTGGGCACTCCTCAATAGCAACGAGTTTATTTTGAATCACTAAGCGGCGATGGGAAGCACCGGCAGCTCGGATTGGGCTGCCCAAGATGTCGAAATTGGGACGGATTCGTCGGCGGAGAGTTTAGCGCGTAGAATTATCCCTAGCGAGTTCACCAGCCAGGTCGAGAGTGAGGAAATCGCCATGAATCGATTGTTCAAGACTCCCACGGGCATGTCCCGCCGCCATTTCCTCGAACATTTGGCGGGCGCATCCGCGCTGACCTTGCCCGCGGTGAACTTCACTAACTCCCTGGCCGCCAATGCCAAGGACATGAAGAAGCGCCACAAAGCAGCCATCCTGCTGTACATGGGGGGCGGGCCGAGCACGATCGATATCTGGGACATGAAGCCGGGCACCTCTACCGGAGGCAACTTCAAGCCGATCGCGACCACCGGCGAGATGCAGATTTGTCAGCACATGCCACTGATGGCCAAGCAGATGAAGCACATGGCTGTGGTCCGCTCGATGAGCACGCGCGAGGCGGATCACACGCGCGGCCGCTATTACATGCATACCGGATATGTCCCGAACCCCACGATCGAGCATCCTGGCTACGGCTCGGTCGTGAGCCACGAGTTGGCCAGCCAGCTGGGCGACTTGCAGATTCCGCCGTTCGTCTCGGTGGGGGGCGGCAGTGTAGGGCCCGGGTTTTTAGGAATGACCTACGCTCCGTTCGTGGTCGATTACAACGGCGACGTGCGCAACGCCGCCACGGCGCTCAAGCAGGATCGCCTGGAACAGCGAATGTATATGTTGGCCTCGATCGAAAAGGGCTTCATTGCTCAAAATCGGGGCGACGCGGCCGTCGAACATCAAAAGGTATTGCAGAAGACGGTCTCGCTATTCACCAGCAAGCAGATGGGGGCATTCAAGATCAACAGCGAGCCGCAAAAGACGCGCGAGATGTACGGCCGCGGTGGTTTCGCCAATGGCTGCCTGATGGCGCGCCGCCTGGTCGAAGAGGGAGTTCCCTTCGTCGAGGTCGATCTGGGCGGATGGGACATGCACAACGG from Pirellulales bacterium encodes:
- a CDS encoding DUF1501 domain-containing protein, producing the protein MNRLFKTPTGMSRRHFLEHLAGASALTLPAVNFTNSLAANAKDMKKRHKAAILLYMGGGPSTIDIWDMKPGTSTGGNFKPIATTGEMQICQHMPLMAKQMKHMAVVRSMSTREADHTRGRYYMHTGYVPNPTIEHPGYGSVVSHELASQLGDLQIPPFVSVGGGSVGPGFLGMTYAPFVVDYNGDVRNAATALKQDRLEQRMYMLASIEKGFIAQNRGDAAVEHQKVLQKTVSLFTSKQMGAFKINSEPQKTREMYGRGGFANGCLMARRLVEEGVPFVEVDLGGWDMHNGIFPAMERKLGELDKSMSALIEDLDQRGMLDDTVVLWMGEFGRTPRINGTAGRDHWARAWSVAVGGGGIKGGKVVGATNEDGTEVTTDPYKSEDLMASVLKALGVSLETTFTSKNNRPMKIANSGRVIKELFA
- a CDS encoding DUF1549 domain-containing protein, which gives rise to MGSALTILRVVRGRAPLALVVFALATAQAFAVEKAPNRGLPAAAPTTDKNARKGDTTEGTTTKSATTDAEIIALINTSIKQGWKDAGVTASPAASDGEWCRRLYLDVLGRIPTVDELTAFTSEKSPNKRRALVDRLLESDKYVEEYARNWTALWTNLLIGRPPQQRDRRSMVNREGMQQWLRRSFLKNKSYDTMVYELVSATGCSKPGEEGYNGAVNFLLDNLQENAATATAKTARYFLGLQVQCTQCHNHPFNEWKQDQFWGMNAFFRQTKALRTFAGRNEIDFVRLENEDFPGESNKNPKEAEIYFELRDGTTKVAFPTFVDGTEIGHSGFADEVNRRVELAKLVVKSEFFGRAIVNRLWAHFLGYGFTKPIDDLGPHNAATNPELLERLGQEFSAHGHDLKQLIRWITLSEPYALSSKIGPKNKRDDPTLGEKPLFSHFYLRQMRAEELYESLLAATEADKVKGSYEQQEKTKGAWLEQFTIAFGTDEGDDETTFNGTIPQTLMMMNGDLIQNATKDEPGSFLHKVWTSNMKAGGKIDVLYLAALARKPTANEFRLANELLAARGGDGMAALQDVWWALLNSNEFILNH